In the Sulfitobacter pacificus genome, one interval contains:
- a CDS encoding flagellar hook protein FlgE, whose translation MSISSALQTGVSGLQANSKAVGSISENIANANTVGYRRGFVHMVTTTASGGNREGVLSVAGVDEVDISSAGGLISTQSGTDLAIGGNGFFAVSINPNDPVATNYLLTRAGSFLPDEDGNLRNAAGYYLAGYPYGLDGTIGSVDRSSFDQMETVNIGNINISAGVSTAVTASGNLPSQDTGLVTPGAPFLTSSEIFTSLGESQRIGQSWTPTSTANTWDLELSDQNGAPLGTLTVEFSDSGPEAGSPLAYTAFTSTATAPADFSFDAATGVATLTLDNGATPQVVDLELGAPGTFDGITQFAGDFSLSFDRDGSSAGELVRSEISPDGVLFGIFDNGMRRALYEIPVAIVDNPNGLIAAKGNAYNLSGETGSFNALQANSSTVGAINAGALEGSNVDIAQEMTDLIKAQRAFSTNAKVITTVDELMDETTRLKR comes from the coding sequence ATGAGCATTTCAAGCGCACTCCAGACGGGTGTGAGTGGTCTTCAGGCCAATTCAAAAGCGGTCGGCAGCATTTCTGAAAACATCGCAAATGCGAATACTGTCGGCTATCGCCGCGGCTTTGTTCATATGGTTACGACCACAGCTTCTGGCGGCAACCGCGAGGGTGTCTTGTCGGTCGCGGGCGTGGATGAGGTTGATATTTCTTCGGCAGGTGGCTTGATTTCCACCCAGTCCGGAACGGACCTCGCCATCGGTGGCAACGGGTTCTTTGCCGTTTCAATCAACCCAAATGATCCTGTCGCGACGAATTACCTCCTGACCCGCGCAGGATCGTTCCTGCCAGATGAAGATGGCAATCTGCGCAATGCCGCCGGTTACTACCTTGCCGGTTATCCGTATGGTCTGGATGGCACCATCGGTTCTGTTGATCGTAGCTCCTTTGACCAGATGGAAACCGTGAATATCGGCAACATCAATATCTCAGCCGGGGTTTCAACCGCAGTCACCGCCTCCGGCAACCTGCCGTCTCAGGACACCGGTCTTGTCACCCCCGGCGCCCCTTTCCTGACCTCTTCCGAAATCTTTACATCCCTTGGCGAAAGCCAGCGTATCGGCCAGTCTTGGACACCGACTTCCACGGCAAACACCTGGGATCTGGAATTGTCAGATCAAAATGGTGCCCCGCTTGGTACATTGACGGTCGAGTTTAGTGACTCCGGTCCTGAAGCGGGCTCTCCGCTGGCATATACCGCCTTCACCTCAACAGCGACGGCACCTGCGGACTTTAGTTTCGACGCCGCAACCGGTGTTGCTACGTTGACATTGGACAACGGGGCGACACCACAAGTGGTTGACCTTGAACTCGGCGCCCCGGGGACCTTTGATGGGATCACCCAGTTTGCTGGCGATTTCAGCCTGTCCTTCGACCGTGACGGATCCAGCGCCGGTGAACTTGTGCGCAGCGAAATTTCTCCTGACGGGGTGCTGTTTGGCATCTTTGACAATGGGATGCGCCGGGCGCTTTATGAAATTCCGGTCGCCATCGTAGACAACCCGAACGGTTTGATCGCGGCAAAGGGCAATGCCTATAATCTGTCCGGCGAGACAGGATCATTCAACGCACTACAGGCGAACTCCTCAACCGTGGGGGCGATTAACGCTGGTGCGCTTGAAGGGTCCAATGTGGATATCGCCCAAGAGATGACCGATCTCATCAAAGCGCAGCGGGCGTTCTCGACCAATGCCAAGGTGATCACAACCGTTGACGAGTTGATGGACGAAACAACCAGATTGAAACGTTAA
- the flgK gene encoding flagellar hook-associated protein FlgK, translated as MSLTGALNSASSGLRTTQTLSSVAADNVANALTPGYTRRSAAVVSTANGQRGVTIADIRREVDASLQRMSRMETGKMVRYQVLDEGLSRYTAFLGQPGDGRSPADKFSAFQNSFTTLINMPSAHGAQSGVALAAEDLAQSVRGAATSLSTTLSEVDMEMRYEVADLNQALYQLQDLNAKRLAFEPGTANAANMGEQIDGLLDQISGIVDTRVSFSSTGTVSVYTVGGAALIEGQSVQDVTFNAGDGTLMAGQQDITPFKDGVRGLQHGSLVGLSELKRTVIPQFNAQLDEYARGLIQSFENADTSLAPGEAGLFTDNGAAYNPANLTGLASRLQVNEKVSLTGDGEVWRLRDGLGATSEGPAADTTQIAAFVDGFNAAVGAPASTGIAATVTLQDFAAEMVTSQSTARVRAENNYSAARTAAEMVNGTRSNAEGVNIDDEMQRLLLIEQSYAANSRVLTTVSNMIDTLIAAV; from the coding sequence ATGAGTCTGACAGGGGCACTTAATTCTGCATCATCGGGCCTGCGCACCACGCAGACATTGTCCAGTGTCGCCGCCGACAATGTGGCCAACGCGCTTACGCCTGGATACACAAGACGAAGCGCTGCGGTCGTGTCGACGGCCAATGGGCAGCGCGGTGTGACCATCGCGGATATACGCCGGGAGGTCGACGCCTCGCTCCAGCGGATGTCGCGTATGGAAACAGGAAAGATGGTCCGCTATCAGGTGCTTGATGAAGGGCTTAGCAGATACACTGCATTTCTGGGCCAACCCGGGGACGGAAGATCGCCGGCGGATAAATTCAGCGCTTTCCAAAACAGCTTTACCACGCTGATCAACATGCCCTCTGCCCATGGGGCGCAATCAGGTGTCGCCCTTGCTGCGGAGGATCTGGCACAATCGGTGCGCGGCGCGGCGACCAGCCTTAGCACAACCCTAAGCGAAGTTGACATGGAAATGCGCTATGAGGTCGCCGACCTTAATCAGGCGCTGTATCAACTTCAGGACCTCAACGCCAAACGGCTGGCCTTTGAACCGGGCACAGCAAATGCGGCGAATATGGGTGAGCAGATCGATGGTTTGCTGGATCAGATTTCCGGCATTGTCGACACCCGTGTGTCCTTCTCTTCCACCGGTACGGTAAGTGTCTACACCGTCGGCGGCGCGGCCCTGATTGAAGGGCAATCAGTGCAGGACGTGACATTCAATGCAGGTGACGGCACCTTGATGGCCGGTCAACAGGATATCACCCCCTTCAAGGATGGCGTGCGCGGCCTGCAACACGGCAGTCTGGTCGGCCTGTCAGAGCTGAAACGCACAGTCATCCCGCAGTTCAATGCCCAGCTCGATGAATATGCCCGTGGTTTGATCCAGAGTTTTGAAAACGCCGATACCTCGCTGGCACCGGGCGAGGCAGGCCTGTTCACCGACAATGGCGCGGCCTACAACCCCGCCAATCTGACCGGTCTTGCCAGCCGGTTACAGGTTAATGAAAAAGTGTCTCTGACTGGAGATGGCGAAGTGTGGCGCCTACGTGACGGGCTTGGCGCGACCAGCGAAGGTCCGGCTGCCGATACAACCCAGATCGCGGCATTTGTTGATGGGTTCAACGCCGCCGTGGGCGCACCTGCCAGCACCGGAATCGCGGCCACTGTGACTTTGCAGGACTTTGCTGCAGAGATGGTCACCAGCCAGTCAACAGCGCGCGTTCGGGCCGAAAACAACTATTCCGCCGCCAGAACGGCAGCTGAAATGGTGAACGGCACAAGATCGAACGCAGAAGGTGTAAACATTGACGACGAGATGCAGCGCCTGCTGCTGATCGAGCAGAGCTATGCCGCCAATTCAAGAGTGCTGACCACCGTATCCAATATGATTGATACGTTAATCGCGGCAGTATGA